The nucleotide sequence GCTGTGGTTGGCCGTGGCGGCCGCAGCCCTTTCATGGCTGCCCGTGATCTTGTTGCGTCGGCGATTGATTCGGTAGGGGAGGCGAAGGGATGCCGGACATTCGGATGATCGTGTATGACCTGGACGGGACTTTGTATCGGGATCGGAGCCATTTTCGCCGTTATTGTGAACTTCTGGCTGCCGGGGCCCCCCGACCGAGCGCGTTTGAACGGGACTGGGAATATATGGAAGAAGAACGCCACCCTCTGCGGGTGGGGATGTTTTTCAACGGAAGAACGGGGCAGATCTGCGGCCCGAAGGGTTTGATGACCTGGGAGGGGGAGGTGGTAAAGGCGGGGTCAGCCTTTTATGATGATCTGGTGAACGACGTGGAACAAGAACGGGACCTGGGGGATTGGTTGTACATCGGCGACCTTTGGTGGTCGATGATCGCGCTGGCGGCGTGGCACCGGGTGCCGCCCGAGCGGCTGAGGGAAAGTTTCCTGGCTACCCGGGCGTATATGATGGAGGATGCGGTGCCGCTCCGGACAGTGCCCGGTCTGAGGGAGTTCATCCAAGCTCGCAACCGGGAAGGGGTGGTGCAGATCTTGGCCACGAACAGCCCCGAACCGGATAGCCGGGCGATCATCGGAAAACTCGGCTTGAAAGGTCTGTTTCAGGTTTGCTCCTTTGTCACGGGTAAACCTGCGGGATTGCTCCCCCGGTTGCGGGAGTGGGCGGCCGAATTCGGCGCTTCCCTCGACGAGGTGCTCATGGTGGGCGACAACTACCGGAATGACGTGGTGCCGGCCCGGCGCGGGGGATGCCGGACCTTTTTTCTGGACCCGCACCGGGTGCCCCACCCGGTGCACGCCACGTACCACGAGAGACGGATCGAGTCCCTGTTCGTTCACTGGAATTCTGCTCAGAACTTGTGTTGATCACGAGCGCGGGGGGTCCGTCAAATTCCAGAACCGCCGGGCGTTGGTATCCAGAATCTCCTGTTTGACCTGCTGGCTCAGGGGCAGCCCCTCGACCCAGGCTTTCACATCGGTCCGGCCGTTTAAAAATGGAATGTCGCTGCCAAAGAGTACACGTCCGGGCAGGCGTTCGATCCACTCCACCCATTGCTCCGCGGGCGGCCAACCCATGGGGCCAGGCCAGTGGTCGAGTGTTTCCGGGGTGATGGCCGCCGTGTCAAAGACGACGTTCGGCAGCTGCTCGGCGAGGCGCACAAAAGATTCGGTCTCGTACAGGCCGAAATGAGCCACTTGAACCCGAAGTTCGGGAAACCGGTCCATGGTCCGGGCGAAAAATCGAACGCCCACCGTTCCGGTGTAGTCCCGGGGGGCCGTCCCGGCGTGAACGATCAAAGGCTTGTTGAAAGCGATCAATGTTTCATACAGCGGATCGAGTCTCGGGTCGTCCATGGAGACCCGCTGCACGGCGCAGTGGAGTTTCATTCCCGCAAAACCCAGTTCCCCCAAGCAATACTCAGTTTCCGCGCTGACATCGTCGTCCTGGTGGACGCATCCGATGGGAACGACCTCGGGATGAACCGTCGCCAGGTCCGCCAACCAGTCGTTCAAGGACCGCGCCATTCCCGGTTTGTGGGCGTACAAGAGGACGAAGAATCGCTCTATTCCCTGCTTTCTGTGTTCTGCAAAGAGCTCTTCGGTCTGTTTGCCGTCATAAGGAATCTTCCAGCCATCCCGGCGAAACCAGGCGTAGATCGCGTTCATCAACCGTTCGGGGAAGGCGTGGGTGTGCACATCGATCATTCGACGAAGGCCTCCTTTTTGTAGCCATTTTAGCAAAATGATTCGAGAGTTAGAAACGCGTAGAAAGTGGTGGCGAAGTGCGCAAACGCTTCACAAAAGGCTCTCGGCGGAGGGGCGCACAAAAATGCCCCCGGGCCGGCCATGGCCCGGAGGCGGAAGGAGGTCTTGACGCCGGCTGCGTCATATCTTTGGGAATCAGACCGGGCGGTAGATGTCGCCGCCGCTTCGCCGGAACTCCTCGGCTTTCTCCGCCATCCCGACTTCGACGGCCTCGCTCAGCTCCACGCCCCTGCTCGCCGCGTACTCCCGGATGTCCTGGGTGATGCGCATGCTGCAGAATTTCGGGCCGCACATCGAGCAAAAATGAGCCGTTTTTGCCGGTTCGGCGGGGAGGGTTTCGTCGTGGAAGGCATAGGCCCGCTGCGGGTCCAGGGAAAGGTGGAACTGATCCCGCCACCGGAACTCAAACCGCGCTTTCGATAGGGCGTCGTCCCAAGCCTGGGCGCCGGGGTGGCCTTTGGCGAGATCTGCGGCGTGGGCGGCGATTTTGTAAGCGATGACCCCGTCCTTGACATCCTGTTTGTTTGGCAGCCCGAGGTGCTCTTTGGGTGTCACGTAGCAGAGCATGGCCGTGCCGAACCAGCCGATCATCGCGGCCCCGATGGCCGAGGTGATGTGGTCATACCCCGGGGCGATATCGGTCACCAGGGGTCCCAGGGTGTAGAAGGGCGCTTCCTGGCAAACTTCCATCTCCCGATCGACGTTTTCCTTGATTTTGTGCATGGGAATGTGCCCGGGGCCCTCGATCATCACCTGAACGTCGTGTTTCCACGCGATTTTGGTGAGTTCGCCGAGGGTCTCCAATTCGGCGAACTGTGCCTCGTCGTTCGCGTCGGCGATGGAGCCCGGACGCAAGCCGTCGCCCAGGGACACGGAGATGTCATAGGCCCGCAGGATCTCGCAGATCTCTTCAAAATGGGTGTATAAAAAATTCTCCCGGTGATGGGCCAGGCACCAGGCCGCCAGGATCGATCCGCCCCGGGAGACGATGCCCGTCACCCGTTTGGCGGTGAGAGGAATGTACCGCAACAGGACACCGGCGTGGATGGTGAAATAATCCACTCCCTGCTCCGCCTGTTCGATGAGGGTGTCCCGGTAGATCTCCCATGTCAACTCTTCCGGGCGGCCGTCTACTTTTTCCAAAGCTTGATAGATCGGGACCGTGCCGATGGGAACCGGGGAGTTGCGAATGATCCACTCCCGCGTCGTATGGATATTGCGCCCCGTGGATAGATCCATGACCGTATCCGCTCCCCACAGGGTGGCCCAGGTCATCTTTTCCACTTCTTCCTCAATGGACGAGGATACCGCCGAATTGCCGATGTTTGCGTTGATTTTCACGTGAAAATTCCGTCCGATGATCATCGGCTCGCTCTCGGGGTGGTTGATGTTCGCCGGAATGATGGCCCGGCCCCGGGCGACCTCTTGGCGGACGAATTCGGGATCCAGGTTCTCCCGGAGGGCGACGAATTCCATTTCCGGGGTGATGATCCCTTGTTTTGCATAATGCATCTGGGTCACTGCCCGGCCTGGCTTCGCCCGCAAGGGTTTGCGCGTGAGACCGGGGAACACTTCGCGGTTCGCCCGGGGGTCGTCGGGCCGCATCCCGTCGTCCTGGGGCAGCACCCGGCGGCCTTCGTATTCTTCGACGTCACCGCGCTCGAGAATCCACGGGCGGCGGAGGGGTGGAAGGCCCCGGCGCACGTCCGGGACATAATCCGGGTCGGTGTAGGGGCCGCTCGTGTCGTACACCCGAAGGGGCGGATTGTTTTCCCGCCCCGAGAGGCCATCGGTTGGGGAGAGATGGATTTCCCGCATCGGCACCCGCAGGTCCGGGCGAGAACCTTGAAGATACACTTTGCGACTTTCTGGAAAATGACCGGCATAAGACGGTACAAAGGGACCGTTTGGATTCGGCATGGAAGAGACCTCCTTTGGGGTGGTCATGCTGCACGTCCAGGGTCTCGGCGGGTTCCCGACCGTTCACCCGGTGGCGCCCGGTGCGCGGTGCGGAAAGCTGGGTCGGCGCGGCGGCCACTCTGGGGAACTTCCGTTGCCGCTCCTCTGGGGAGATCCCGTCGCACCTGTCTGGGCTCCGGCCGGCGGAATTGGCGAGGAAAAGAAAAACCGCGCCGGACCGGGGGCGGTTTGGCGCGGACGCGTGTCGAAAACGGTGTTTTGTGGCACGGCGCTGAGCGACGACGAGTGTTCCTCCGCTGGCATTACCCAGGTCAGGTTCTGACGGTCGGCAGCGGATCGGCTGCCCTCTCAGCCCGGCTCCCCGAGCTCCCGTGGATGTGCAGTTGTGCTGGTTTGAGAATAGCACAAGGGCGCTCCGGGGGCAAGGGAACGGGTCGGGGAGGAGGTGGGGCGGCATGGCTGATTCGCCTGTGATTCAACGATACACGAATGATTCGCCCACGGATTGTTCGGTTCTGGAATCAATAGCAGGGGAAGTTTATGACGCGTTGAGAAATCCACGCGCACTGTGAACCGGTCGCGAAGGGCTGCTGTGAAGAGCTTCTATCCGTTTTGGTACGATTCTTGCTAAACGTCTGTGGGAGCGATGGGACCTGAGGATCGAACGATGCGGGTGAGGGGTTACAGTCGATGCGGGGAGAAACAGGCGCGCCCGACACGAGCCTTTTTCGATGCCGAAAAGGCCAGGAGGGATAAGGGGTAAGGAGAAGGGACCAGAAAACTTTCCCCCAAAGGGGTCCAGGAAAGACAGGGGTTTTGAATGGGGGGAGGGATAGGTTCGGGCAAATTCACCCCAGTCCAATAAGACAGGTGAGTCCTCTTTTGTTAGAATAGTGGTTAGACAAATGATCCAACAAGGAGGACTCACCCTATGGCCATTATACCACAACTCGAACTGTTTTCCTGGGAAGACATTGAGCCGCTTGGAGACTTGGAACGCCTCCGGCTGGTTCTGGAACATCTGCCGGACGAAGCGCTCATGGCGCATCTGGAGAAATCGAGAGGTCATGGACGAGATGACTACCCGGTACGGGCGATGTGGAACTCGATGTTGGCAGGAATCGTGTTTCAGCACCCGTCGATCGAGAGCTTACGTCGGGAACTCTCTCGAAACGGGCAGTTGCGATCGATCTGTGGGTTGCGCGCAGTTCCCAGCGCAGCCGCTTACACCCGATTTCTCCGCAGCTTGATGGAGCACGGATCGTGGATCGAATCGATGTTCGACGAGCTGGTGAAGGCCCTGAGTGAGGAACTTCCGGAGTTCGGGCGTCGTTTGGCGATGGACAGTAAGGCAATCGCCTCGTGGGCGTCCCGTCCCTCGAAAGAAAAGAAGGAAGACGGACGGCGGGATCTGGATGCAGCATACGGGGTAAAAACCTATCGTGGGACCCGCGAGGACGGGAGTACATGGGAGAAAGTGGTCCGGTGGTTTGGCTACAAGCTCCACCTGGTGGTGGATGCTCAGCATGAATTGCCTGTGGCGTATACGGTGACCAAGGGGTCGCGCTCGGACGTCAAAGAAGGGCATGTCCTGCTGGATGAGTTGGAGAAACGCCATCCGGAGATGTTGAAAAAGGCCGAGGTCCTGACGGCCGATCGGGGGTACGACGACTCGAAACTCTTGAGTCGCTGCTGGGATGAATATGGGATCAAGCCCGTGATCGACACGAGGCGACTGTGGAAAGACGGGGAGCAAACGCGGTTGTTACCGGGACACACGAACGTGGTGTATGACGAACGGGGAGCGGTGTACTGTTACTGTCCAGAGACAGGGGCCCGGCAACAGATGAGCAATGGTGGGTTCGAGAAAGACCGGGGCACGCTGAAAAAAGTATGTCCAGCCAAGGCGTACGGGATCACGTGTCAAGGGCGGGAACAGTGCCCCGTGGCCGGAGGGGTGCGGGTGCCGCTCGCAGTGGACCGGCGGATCTTCACGCCGATTGCCCGGGAGAGCTACAAATGGGCGAAGGAATACCGGTACAGGACGGCGGTGGAGAGGGTGAACAGTCGCTTGGACGTCTCGTTTGGGTTTGAACGGCATACCATTCGTGGGCTGGCCAAGATGCGGTTGCGCTGCGGCTTGGCTTTGTGCGTGATGCTGGCGATGGCATTGGGGAGGGTGCGGGAGAAGCAGCAAGAACGCATGAGGAGCTTGGTTCGCAGCGTGTCCTAAACGGAACGCGATCGTAGAAGGTGGAGCTCCTGGGCCAGGTAACCAAGAACCTGACCCTGGTTCAGCATGGCCTGAACCATCCAACCTGTGGATGATAAACCAGATAATGGACATACCAAACTCGCCACGCCGATGGGATTCGTGCTGAAGGTTCGGGGAAAAAGGGACATCGAAAAAGGCTCGACACTTGTCGGTATTGCGTGACCGGCAGGGCGGGTGCACAATGAGGATACATGGCAGGCGGCTTTTGTGTATGGAGCGAGGAAGGTGGCAAGGGATGGGACGGATTGACAAACGTTGCTGGATCGGGCGGGGGATACCGCAATGAGGATGAATGATGAGGCCCCAAAATGGGCGCCGATTCCACCCGGTGATGTTGCCGCTCCCCTGGCGGGGGTGCGGGTATTCGATCTTTCCCGGGTGTTGGCCGGGCCCTTTTGTACGATGCTGCTGGGGGACCTGGGGGCGGAAGTGATCAAGGTGGAGACGCCCCGGGGTGGGGACGAGACCCGGAGCTGGGGCCCTCCCTTTGCCGGCGATGTCAGCGCGTACTATCTCTGTGCGAACCGGAACAAGCGGTCGATTGCCGTTAACCTCAAGTCTGCCGAGGGGCTGGAGGTCATCAGGCGCTTGGCCGCCCGCAGTGATGTGGTGATCGAAAATTTTCGCCCGGGGAAGGCGGAGGAGCTGGGAGTGGGATATGCCCAGCTCAAAAAGATCCGGCCGGATCTCGTCTATTGTTCAATCAGCGGATTCGGCCAAACCGGGCCGTACCGGAACCTGCCCGGATATGATTTTATCGTCCAGGCCATGTCGGGGCTGATGAGCATCACCGGGGAGGCGGACGGGCGGCCGATGAAAGTCGGGGTGGCGGTGGCCGATGTCTTCACGGGACTGTTTGCCGCCCTGGGGATCGTGTCGGCGCTGCGGGTGAAGGAGCGAACCGGGGTGGGGCAGTACATCGACCTGGCGCTGATGGATGTGCAGATCGCCGCCATGGTGAACGTGGCCAGCAATTATTTGGTGGGCGGCAATGTCCCCCGGCGGTATGGCAACCAGCACCCGAACATCGTGCCGTATCAAACTTTTGAGGCGGCGGACGGGGAGATCGCCGTGGCGGTGGGCAACGACCGGCAATTCCGGCGGTTGTGCGAGACGATGGGGGTGCCGGAGTGGGCGGAGGATCCCCGGTTTGCCACGAATGACCGCCGGGTGGAGAATCGCGACGTGCTGATCCCCATGCTTCAGGAGCGGTTCCGAACGCGGACGGGGCGGGAGTGGATGACGGCTCTGGCGGAGCATGAGATTCCTTGTGGTCCCATCCAGACGATGGACCGGGTGTTCGCCGATCCCCAGGTTCAGGCCCGAGAGATGGTGCGCCGTCTGGTCCATCCGTCCGCCGGGGAGGTGCCGGTGGTGGCGAATCCGTTAAAATTGTCGGAAACTCCGGTGCAGATCCGGCGGCATCCTCCGGATCTGGGGGAGCATACCGAGGAGATCTTGTTGGAACTCGGCTATACGCTTGAGCAAATTGAAGCTCTGGAGGCGGGTGGAAGCGTTCGCCGGGGCGGGAGCAGGGGGCCGGCTTCGGGGGACGGGGCTTCGGGGGAGAGGCCCGAATCCGACTCGCGGTAGGGTGCGAAGGGTGTGGCCGCTCTGGTCGGCCTCGCGGGAACGAGGTGCTTGCCAGGGCTTTGGCCCCGGGACGTGCGGCGGGGGGCCAGCCGTGCAGAAGTCGGTCCTGCCAGAACCGGCCAAATCGACGGAGCCCAGCCAAAGAGACCGGTGGGCCGGCCAAACAGATGGGCGGCCTGGCGAACAGACTGAACAGAAAAGGAGAGACACCATGCTGGATTTTAGTTTGACAGAAGAGCAAATGGCCGTTCGCGACATGGTGCGGGATTTTGTGGACAAGGAGATCATGCCGTATATCAAAGAGTGGGACGAGAACCATCATTTTGAACGCAGCGTCCTAGACAAACTCGCCGGGCTCGGCCTGATGGGCGTGTGCATTCCCCAGGCCTACGGCGGGGCGGGAATGGATTACAATACCCTGGCTCTGGTGTGTGAAGAGTTGGAGCGGGGGGACACGGCTTTTCGCACCGCGGTGTCGGTGCACACCGGGCTGAATTCCATGACTCTCCTGCAGTGGGGCACCGAGGAGCAGAAGCAAAAGTATCTCGTGCCCCAGGCCAAGGGGGAGAAGCTGGGGGCTTTTGGACTGACTGAGCCCGGGGCCGGGTCGGACGTGGCGGCGATGCAGACCACGGCGGTGCGGGACGGCGAGGGCTATCGGCTGAACGGGTCGAAAATCTGGATCTCCCTGGCGGATGTGGCGGATCATTTTTTGGTGTTTGCCTACACGGACAAAACGAAGAAACACCACGGTATCACGGCCTTTATCGTCGAGCGGACTTGGCCGGGGTTCAGCAGTCGGCCGATCAAAGGGAAACTCGGCATCCGGGCCGGGAATACCGGGGAGATCATTTTTGAGGATCTGTGGGTGCCCGAGGAGAATCGGCTGGGCGAAGAGGGGGAGGGGTTCAAGATCGCCATGTCGGCCCTGGACAACGGGCGGTTCACCGTGGCGGCGGGGGCCTGCGGGACGATTCAGGCCTGCCTGGAGGCGTCGCTGAAATACAGCCACGAGCGGGAGACCTTCGGCCAGGAGATCGGGCGGCACCAGTTGGTGCAGCAGATGATCGCGAAGATGGCGGCGAACCTGGAGATCTCCCGGCTTTTGGTGTGGAAGGCGGGATGGCTGAAAAATCAAGGGCAGCGCTGCACCCGGGAGGTGTCGCTGGCCAAATGGGTGGCCTGCGACGCCGCGTGGGAGGCGGCCAGCGACGCGGTGCAGATCCACGGGGCGTACGGATACTCGAACGAATACCCGGTGGAGCGGTATCTGCGCAACGCCAAGGCGCCTGTGATCTACGAAGGGACCCGGGAGATTCACACCATTATGCAGGCGGAGTACGCCCTGGGATACCGGGAGGACAAGCCGCTGAACAAGATGTTGCCGTCCTGGCCCTTTGAGGTGGACGGGGAGTAGGGTGAAAACGATGATGCGGCTGAAGTGAAAGCGTCATCATCAACGTGAATCCCCGCCGCAGGTGGGTGAAGGGACACGTGCCCGGCGAGGTGAATCTCGATCCGGCGGCTTACACGGCAAGTGACCTGCCCGGGGACAAAAACGTCACTTTGGTCTTTTATTGCAAGGATCCCGGCTGTGGAGCGGCCCGTCATGCGGCCAGGCGCGCCGAGAGGATGGGTTACCCCCATGTGTTCGTCATGCCGGACGGGATCGAGGGCTGGGTCCGGGCCGGCAACGCGGTGGAGCAGGGGTAGGACGGCCGGTTATCCCCTCGGCGCGGGGGCGCCTTTTCTGCCCGACTTGACCGTCGCGAAGAGGGAAAGAATCAGCGAGACGATCGACAGCCCCAGAGCCGTCCAGGGCGCCCAGGCCGGTACACCCGCTCCCGCTGCCGGCGCCGCGGGCGCTCCGGCGGCCGGCGTTCCGGCCTCTCCGCCGACTGCCGGCCCGGCCGCGGATGTGCCCGCGGTCGGCGTCCCCACCACGGTGACGGCCGCGGGCGTCTTCTCGTCCTGCGGGCCCGTCCACTCGACAACCGATCCGTCTTTGTAATATTGATAGGCCTTCCACGACAATTCGCCGGACTGCTGCGGATTTTTGGCCTGGAAGGAAAATTCCTGAAACTCTCCCGGTTTGATTCCTTCTCCCGCCGCCTGCCAGACGACCGCCGTGACGCGCCCGTTTTCCTTCTGCAGATCGTACGACCAGCCCGGCACCGGCTCCATAGATTCCACGGACACGCCGTCGGGCACCTTGAGAACGATTTTAACCGTCGGCACGTCTTTCTCCGTCGGAACGCGCACCGTGTATTTCTCCCACGCCCCCGGCCGGCTCTCCTTCGGCCAGACGGTGACGTGGGCGCTGGCCACCCCGGTGAAAACCAGAACAAAAAAGGCCATCAGCGCCGCAACCCGGAGCGGCCCGGACATCCGCACACGTCTCATCGACATCCCCATCCTTTTCAAATTTTCTCGGGAAATTTTCTCGGCCGAATCCCGTCGGACACGACAATCGGACCCGCCCCGACACCGCTCATCCGGCACCCGGCCGTCCCCGACACCCCCGCCCTACCGGCCCACCGAAAATTCGGTGTTCCAATCGATGTCCTCCAGGCTCCGGGTCAACCCGTGAATCCGGATCTGCCACCGGCCTCCCATGGACAGGAAACTCCCACCGGCTTCGTACCGTCCCGGTCCGACCGGTCGAAGGGCCACCTCCGTCTCGCCCATCTCCGGCATGCTCGGCATCGAAACGGTGACGCGAACCGTTTCCAGATCCGCCAGGGGCCGTCCCGACGGATCGCGCAGCTCCAGCCTCAGATGGTTCACGCCGGCCCGGTTCGGTTCCACCCATACTTCGGCGATTCCAGCTTTCTCGGCCAAAACGAGATGGAGCGGACCCGGATTCGATTGCGCGGGGGCGGATGACGTCAGGACCGCGACACAGATCGTCACCAGCATCCCCAAGGCCCATTCGGCGACGAGAGTTCGGCCCCTCCATTCGGCTGCTCGCCCTTCCCGGGGCAGCCCCGACAGCGGCAGGCCGTGCCAGGCCGCGAGGATCGCCATCCCCGCGACCAACATGAGTTTGACCAGGAGCGCCTTTCCCCAAACCGTATGCGTCAAGCTGAACGCTGTCGGGGCATGCAGAACCCCCTCCCGCATCCCGGTCAGCACCAGGATGGTCAAAGATCCCGCAAATCCCCAGCCGACCGCGCGCACCGCGGCATACCACTCCCGCCCGGCCGCCCCCGTCGCCCGCCACCAGACGGCCATCCCGGCCAGCCCCCCGATCCACCACCCGGCGGCCCCGAGGTGCAACATGTCTACCGGGACGTCGAAGGCCGGGGTCACACTGGTCCGGGCATGACCGGCCAGGGCCATGGGAAGCAGAACCCCGAAGGCGGGGAAGAGCCACAGATCGCCCCCCGGGCCCGGACGGAGCCACCGCTCCCCGGCATCCCGTCGCCAGGCGGCGAGAACCAGCAAAAACAGCAGGGGGATCTGCTCCACAAAGACCGCGCCGAATGAGCTGTTGCCGATCAGAACCGCCCACTGGGCCGGACTCCACGCTTCGCCCCAAAAGGGAAGCTCTCCCTGAATGTGCGTCTCCACCGGCAACCGGAGCAGACTGGCTGCCAGAACGGCCGTCGCCGTCCATGCGGTGACCCTCCGGACCGCCTCCGCCGGCGGTGCCGGGATCTCCCCCTTCCGGCGGGCCAGGACCCGCCAGAACCCGATCAGCCCCGGCAGGGTCAGCAGGGCCGCCCATTGCAATCCCCGGGCCACAACCCCCAACGGAGGCGGACCTCCGGCCGTCTCCGCTCCCCCCGCCGGTGCGGCCGAAACCGTTCCGACGGAAAAGACAAAATTCCCCTCCACCGGATGACCGTCCGCCGAGACGACCCGCCAGTGCACCGTGTACGTGCCGCGTTCGGACGTTCCTTCCAGAGGTACGACCAGCGAACTCCCGTCCCGGGGATCGGCCGCCGGGGGACCGGTAGCCACCCTCTTCCCGCCGGGGTCCAGCACCGTGACACTGGCGAACCTCGATTCCAAGGGCTCGCTGAACCACAGTTGAATGTGCGACGGGGGCGCCGCGACGACGCTGTCGGGCGCTGGGCTGGCTTTCACGAGATACGCATGAGCCCAGGCCGCCGGGGGGAAAAGGCCCCCCAACAGCGCGATCAACACCCATCCCCACAGGATCCGCCGCAGTCGCGTCCTCCGCCGCTCCATGCCTCGCTCCCCGCTCCTGTTGCCCATGAACGAAAACTCCCCGCCCCAAGCCCTTGCCTTCAGGCGTATTTGACCCTGGGCAGGTTCAGTATAGCTTTCCGTTCGCCGGACCAACAATAGCCCTTTCGGGTCATTGTGGGGACCGTCCCCCATACCAAATTCCCAAGCTGAAGTGGCGCAAGCAGAAAAGAACCGGTTCCGACGGTGACAGCATCTGGCTACACCGGGTCCCGGCTAATTTCACCCTGCCCAATCATTTCATAACGAGGGGGGCGCGTATCCCTACAATAAAATGAGAGGGATTACACCCTCTCGCACTTCCCCTGATGGCGAGGAGACGTTCCGTCCCTATTCGTCTTCAAACAGAGCCTCGACGATATACTGGATTTTCGGTACCAGCAAGCGCGGTGGAACATATTTTTCCACGATTTTCAGCACTTGT is from Kyrpidia tusciae DSM 2912 and encodes:
- the copC gene encoding copper homeostasis periplasmic binding protein CopC, whose protein sequence is MGNRSGERGMERRRTRLRRILWGWVLIALLGGLFPPAAWAHAYLVKASPAPDSVVAAPPSHIQLWFSEPLESRFASVTVLDPGGKRVATGPPAADPRDGSSLVVPLEGTSERGTYTVHWRVVSADGHPVEGNFVFSVGTVSAAPAGGAETAGGPPPLGVVARGLQWAALLTLPGLIGFWRVLARRKGEIPAPPAEAVRRVTAWTATAVLAASLLRLPVETHIQGELPFWGEAWSPAQWAVLIGNSSFGAVFVEQIPLLFLLVLAAWRRDAGERWLRPGPGGDLWLFPAFGVLLPMALAGHARTSVTPAFDVPVDMLHLGAAGWWIGGLAGMAVWWRATGAAGREWYAAVRAVGWGFAGSLTILVLTGMREGVLHAPTAFSLTHTVWGKALLVKLMLVAGMAILAAWHGLPLSGLPREGRAAEWRGRTLVAEWALGMLVTICVAVLTSSAPAQSNPGPLHLVLAEKAGIAEVWVEPNRAGVNHLRLELRDPSGRPLADLETVRVTVSMPSMPEMGETEVALRPVGPGRYEAGGSFLSMGGRWQIRIHGLTRSLEDIDWNTEFSVGR